From one Streptomyces mobaraensis genomic stretch:
- a CDS encoding carbohydrate ABC transporter permease, which translates to MKRSLIGRVWPGATAVVLFLGLVFPVYWMFTTAFKANKDIVGDAPVWFPTSPTLEHFEKAVDAEGFWTFVANSFLITGVAVLLSLAIALLASFAIARMRFRGRRSFILVMMMAQMAPWEVMVIAYYMIVRDADMLNSLAPLIAIYTLMVLPFTVLTLRGYVAAVPKELEESAMVDGCTRAQAFRRVIFPLLAPGLMATSLFGFITVWNEFPYVLILSKDPSAQTLPLWLTGFRTTFGDDWGATMAASSLFAVPILILFVFLQRRAVGGLTSGAVKG; encoded by the coding sequence GTGAAGCGCTCCCTGATCGGCCGGGTCTGGCCGGGGGCGACGGCGGTCGTCCTGTTCCTCGGCCTCGTCTTCCCCGTCTACTGGATGTTCACCACGGCGTTCAAGGCCAACAAGGACATCGTCGGCGACGCCCCGGTCTGGTTCCCCACCAGCCCGACCCTCGAACACTTCGAGAAGGCCGTGGACGCCGAGGGCTTCTGGACCTTCGTCGCCAACTCGTTCCTCATCACGGGCGTCGCCGTCCTGCTGTCCCTGGCGATCGCGCTGCTGGCCTCCTTCGCCATCGCCCGGATGCGTTTCCGGGGCCGCCGGAGCTTCATCCTGGTGATGATGATGGCCCAGATGGCGCCCTGGGAGGTCATGGTCATCGCGTACTACATGATCGTGCGCGACGCCGACATGCTGAACAGCCTGGCACCGCTCATCGCCATCTACACCCTGATGGTGCTGCCCTTCACCGTCCTGACGCTCCGCGGCTACGTCGCCGCCGTGCCCAAGGAACTGGAGGAGTCCGCCATGGTGGACGGCTGCACCCGCGCCCAGGCGTTCCGCCGGGTGATCTTCCCGCTGCTGGCACCCGGCCTGATGGCCACCTCCCTGTTCGGCTTCATCACCGTGTGGAACGAGTTCCCCTACGTGCTCATCCTGAGCAAGGACCCCTCCGCGCAGACGCTGCCGCTCTGGCTCACCGGTTTCCGGACCACCTTCGGCGACGACTGGGGCGCCACCATGGCCGCCTCCTCCCTCTTCGCCGTCCCCATCCTCATCCTGTTCGTCTTCCTGCAGCGCAGGGCCGTCGGAGGGCTGACCTCCGGCGCGGTGAAGGGCTAG
- a CDS encoding carbohydrate ABC transporter permease, producing the protein MSAQTEEAAARPASRTGKGGAPPAPGVSRRAGRAVPYLLILPAAAFTVLLLGWIMVQNGLLSLQNLNRRQLIRRTTEWIGFDNYADTLGSEDFWRVTLRSVVFTAVNVTLVMVVGCLIGLLLARLGKRMRLLLSLGLVLAWAMPVVAATTVFQWLFAQRFGVVNYVLDQLGWHSMAEYNWTGGQFSTFFVITVLLVWQSVPFVAINLYAATTTIPKELYEAAALDGAGVWKRFTSVTFPFLKPFFYATTFLEVIWIFKSFTQVFVINEGGPDRLTETLPVYAFVEGMNNQHFGMGAAISILTIVILLVLTAYYLRLVLKQEEDEL; encoded by the coding sequence ATGTCAGCGCAGACCGAAGAGGCGGCGGCCCGGCCCGCCTCCCGGACCGGCAAGGGCGGCGCGCCGCCGGCTCCGGGGGTGTCCAGGCGAGCGGGCCGTGCGGTCCCGTATCTGCTGATCCTGCCCGCGGCCGCCTTCACGGTGCTGCTGCTCGGTTGGATCATGGTGCAGAACGGCCTGCTGTCGCTCCAGAACCTCAACCGGCGGCAGCTCATCCGGCGCACCACCGAGTGGATCGGCTTCGACAACTACGCGGACACCCTGGGGAGCGAGGACTTCTGGCGGGTCACCCTCCGGTCCGTCGTCTTCACCGCGGTCAACGTCACCCTGGTCATGGTGGTCGGCTGTCTGATCGGCCTGCTGCTCGCGCGGCTCGGCAAGCGCATGCGGCTGCTGCTCTCCCTCGGACTCGTGCTGGCCTGGGCCATGCCCGTGGTCGCGGCCACCACGGTCTTCCAGTGGCTGTTCGCCCAGCGGTTCGGCGTCGTCAACTACGTGCTGGACCAGCTCGGCTGGCACTCCATGGCCGAGTACAACTGGACCGGCGGGCAGTTCTCCACCTTCTTCGTGATCACCGTGCTGCTCGTCTGGCAGTCCGTCCCCTTCGTCGCGATCAACCTCTACGCGGCGACGACCACGATCCCCAAGGAGCTCTACGAGGCCGCCGCGCTCGACGGCGCCGGCGTGTGGAAGCGGTTCACCTCGGTGACCTTCCCCTTCCTCAAGCCGTTCTTCTACGCCACGACGTTCCTCGAAGTCATCTGGATCTTCAAGTCGTTCACCCAGGTCTTCGTCATCAACGAGGGCGGCCCGGACCGCCTCACCGAGACCCTGCCGGTGTACGCCTTCGTCGAGGGCATGAACAACCAGCACTTCGGCATGGGCGCCGCGATCTCCATCCTGACCATCGTCATCCTGCTCGTCCTGACCGCCTACTACCTGCGCCTGGTGCTCAAGCAAGAGGAGGACGAGCTGTGA